One Glycine max cultivar Williams 82 chromosome 4, Glycine_max_v4.0, whole genome shotgun sequence DNA segment encodes these proteins:
- the LOC100802759 gene encoding auxin-responsive protein IAA29-like translates to MEVDLVLALPTQNSVEEFKLNKSKQIVSLQLWRASCGSESEKRVKHNKRSFEESFGHFLKPLPLLVWSGQPNEEDDRSEKVQRNIHIPNKNGDEENHLVGWPPVKSWRRKELHQQHPARGRIRNDRIQANENQSRGPNSLYVKVNMEGVAIGRKINLRLFNSYQTLTSSLISMFAKYQKFEEVGESYTLTFQNEQGEWLQVGHVPWQSFIGTVRRLVILRNGSETI, encoded by the exons ATGGAAGTTGACTTAGTTCTTGCTCTCCCCACTCAAAATTCCGTTGAGGAATTCAAGCTTAACAAGTCGAAACAGATAGTGAGTTTACAGTTATGGAGAGCCAGTTGCGGTTCAGAAAGCGAAAAACGTGTCAAACACAATAAGCGCAGCTTCGAAGAGTCCTTTGGACATTTTTTGAAACCTTTGCCTTTACTAGTTTGGAGTGGACAGCCAAATGAAGAAGATGACCGCAGTGAAAAGGTGCAAAGAAACATTCACATACCAAACAA GAATGGTGATGAAGAAAACCATTTGGTGGGGTGGCCACCAGTTAAATCATGGAGGAGGAAAGAACTCCATCAGCAGCATCCTGCGAGAGGCCGAATTAGGAACGATAGGATTCAAGCTAATGAAAATCAAAGTAGAGGACCAAACTCTTTATATGTCAAGGTTAACATGGAAGGGGTAGCCATAGGAAGGAAAATCAATTTGAGGCTTTTCAATTCTTATCAGACACTCACAAGCAGCTTGATCAGCATGTTTGCTAAAT ACCAAAAATTTGAGGAAGTTGGAGAAAGTTACACGCTCACCTTTCAAAACGAACAAGGGGAATGGCTGCAAGTAGGACATGTTCCATGGCA ATCCTTTATAGGTACTGTGCGGCGTTTAGTGATACTGAGGAATGGAAGTGAAACTATTTGA
- the LOC100803282 gene encoding putative clathrin assembly protein At2g25430 produces MAPTTIRKAIGVVKDQTSIGIAKVSSNMAPEMEVAIVKATSHDDDPASEKYIREILNLMSHSRGYVHACVTAVSKRLGKTRDWIVALKALMLVHRLMNEGPPLFQEEILFATRRGTRLLNMSDFRDEAHSSSWDHSAFVRTYAMYLDQRLDLMLFDRKSTAASYGGGAGSVGGGGSDDRFGGRDNFQSPPYEYGGGGEFRGEGGYGNGMRKTRSYGDMSESVGRGEEKRVVSVTPLRDMTPERVFGKMGHLQKLLDRFLACRPTGLAKNSRMVLIALYPVVKESFQLYADICEVLAVLLDKFFDMDYADCVKAFDAYSSAAKQIDELVAFYNWCKDTGVARSSEYPEVQRITNKLLETLEEFVRDRAKRPKSPERKEEVPPVEKVEEEPAPDMNEIKALPPPENYIPPPPPEPEPKPQPQVTEDLVNLRDDAVTADDQGNKLALALFAGAPANNVNGSWEAFPSNGQPEVTSAWQTPAAEPGKADWELALVETASNLSKQKATLGGGFDPLLLTGMYDQGMVRQHVSTTQLSGGSASSVALPGPGKTTTPVLALPAPDGSVQPVNQDPFAASLSVPPPSYVQMADMEKKQHLLVQEQQVWHQYARDGMQGQSSLAKLNGAGYYAGGPMPMMPYGMPPVNGMGPPTGYYHTPY; encoded by the coding sequence ATGGCTCCGACCACGATCCGGAAGGCGATTGGGGTGGTGAAGGACCAGACAAGCATCGGGATAGCGAAGGTTTCGAGCAACATGGCGCCGGAGATGGAGGTCGCGATTGTGAAGGCGACGAGCCATGACGACGACCCCGCGAGCGAGAAGTACATAAGGGAGATCTTGAACCTCATGTCCCACTCGCGTGGCTACGTCCACGCGTGTGTCACCGCCGTGTCCAAGCGTTTGGGGAAGACGCGCGACTGGATTGTGGCGCTCAAGGCGCTGATGCTCGTGCACAGGCTCATGAACGAGGGCCCGCCGCTGTTCCAGGAGGAAATCCTCTTCGCCACCCGCAGGGGAACCAGGCTCCTCAACATGTCTGATTTCAGAGATGAGGCTCACTCCAGCTCCTGGGATCACTCCGCTTTTGTGAGGACCTATGCTATGTATCTAGATCAGAGGCTTGACTTGATGCTCTTTGATAGAAAAAGCACCGCCGCCTCCTATGGTGGCGGTGCGGGTAGTGTTGGCGGTGGCGGCAGTGATGATAGATTTGGCGGAAGAGACAATTTCCAGTCACCGCCGTATGAGTACGGCGGTGGTGGTGAATTTAGAGGGGAAGGCGGCTATGGGAATGGGATGAGGAAGACGAGATCGTATGGGGACATGAGTGAATCGGTGGGGAGAGGGGAAGAGAAGAGGGTTGTGAGTGTGACTCCGCTGAGGGATATGACGCCAGAGAGGGTTTTCGGGAAGATGGGACATTTGCAGAAGTTGTTGGATCGGTTTTTGGCTTGTAGGCCTACTGGGTTGGCTAAGAATAGCAGGATGGTTTTGATTGCGCTGTATCCTGTGGTTAAGGAGAGTTTTCAGTTGTATGCTGATATATGTGAGGTTTTGGCTGTGTTGCTTGATAAGTTCTTTGATATGGACTATGCTGATTGTGTGAAGGCTTTTGATGCTTATTCTAGTGCGGCTAAACAAATTGATGAGTTGGTTGCATTTTACAATTGGTGTAAGGATACCGGTGTGGCGAGGTCCTCGGAGTACCCTGAGGTTCAGAGGATTACCAATAAGTTGCTTGAGACATTGGAGGAGTTTGTGAGGGATAGGGCCAAGAGGCCAAAGAGTCCGGAGAGGAAAGAGGAGGTTCCGCCGGTGGAGAAGGTAGAGGAGGAGCCGGCCCCGGATATGAATGAAATCAAGGCACTGCCACCACCAGAGAATTATATCCCACCTCCTCCGCCTGAGCCAGAGCCTAAGCCGCAGCCACAGGTTACGGAGGATTTGGTGAATCTGAGAGACGATGCAGTTACTGCAGATGATCAGGGAAATAAATTGGCTTTGGCACTCTTTGCTGGTGCACCTGCTAATAATGTAAATGGATCATGGGAAGCCTTCCCATCAAATGGACAGCCAGAAGTGACTTCAGCCTGGCAAACCCCAGCTGCAGAGCCCGGGAAAGCTGATTGGGAATTGGCATTGGTAGAGACTGCTAGCAATTTGTCAAAGCAGAAGGCAACTTTAGGTGGTGGGTTTGATCCTCTATTGTTGACTGGCATGTATGATCAAGGAATGGTGAGGCAGCATGTCAGCACTACCCAACTGAGTGGAGGGAGTGCAAGCAGTGTGGCATTGCCAGGACCTGGGAAGACTACAACCCCTGTGTTGGCTCTCCCCGCCCCGGATGGATCCGTGCAGCCAGTTAATCAGGATCCATTTGCCGCATCGCTGAGTGTTCCACCACCGTCCTATGTCCAAATGGCTGATATGGAGAAGAAGCAGCACTTGCTTGTGCAGGAGCAGCAGGTGTGGCATCAGTATGCTAGGGATGGGATGCAAGGTCAATCTAGCTTGGCCAAACTGAATGGCGCTGGATACTATGCCGGAGGTCCTATGCCCATGATGCCTTATGGAATGCCCCCAGTCAATGGAATGGGGCCTCCAACCGGGTATTATCACACTCCTTACTGA